A genomic window from Pseudonocardia broussonetiae includes:
- a CDS encoding citrate synthase: MADQSDSAVLRYPGGEHEMPISTATEGSSAFDVSKLLAKTGLVTLDQGFGSTAACTSAITYIDGDAGILRYRGYPIDQLAEKSTFLETSYLLIYGELPSQEQLSAFTNKVSRHTLLHEDLKRFFDGFPRDAHPMPVLSSAVSALSTFYQDALDPFDQDAVELSTVRLLAKVPTIAAYAYKKSIGQPFLYPDNSLGLVENFMRMTFGFPAEPYEVDPDVARALEVLLILHADHEQNCSTSTVRLVGSSQANLFASISAGINALFGPLHGGANQAVLEMLQKIQREENGDVESYVNRVKNKEDKGARLMGFGHRVYKNYDPRAKIVKQNADQILKKLGVSDPLLDIAMALEEKALADDYFIERKLYPNVDFYTGVIYRAMGFPTKMFTVLFALGRLPGWIAHWREMIEDPGTKIGRPRQLYVGSTERDYVGMGER; encoded by the coding sequence ATGGCAGACCAGAGCGACTCCGCCGTACTCCGCTACCCCGGCGGCGAGCACGAGATGCCGATCAGCACGGCCACCGAGGGCTCGTCCGCCTTCGACGTGAGCAAGCTGCTGGCGAAGACCGGGCTGGTCACGCTCGACCAGGGCTTCGGCAGCACGGCGGCGTGCACCTCGGCGATCACCTACATCGACGGTGACGCCGGCATCCTGCGCTACCGCGGGTACCCGATCGACCAGCTCGCCGAGAAGTCGACCTTCCTCGAGACCAGCTACCTGCTCATCTACGGCGAGCTCCCCAGCCAGGAGCAGCTGTCGGCGTTCACGAACAAGGTCAGCCGGCACACGCTGCTGCACGAGGACCTCAAGCGCTTCTTCGACGGCTTCCCGCGCGACGCGCACCCGATGCCGGTGCTGTCGTCCGCGGTCAGCGCGCTGTCGACCTTCTACCAGGACGCGCTCGACCCGTTCGACCAGGACGCCGTCGAGCTCTCCACCGTCCGCCTGCTGGCGAAGGTGCCGACGATCGCGGCCTACGCCTACAAGAAGTCGATCGGCCAGCCGTTCCTCTACCCGGACAACTCGCTGGGCCTGGTCGAGAACTTCATGCGCATGACGTTCGGCTTCCCGGCCGAGCCCTACGAGGTCGACCCCGACGTCGCCCGGGCGCTCGAGGTGCTGCTGATCCTGCACGCCGACCACGAGCAGAACTGCTCGACGTCGACGGTGCGGCTGGTCGGCTCGTCGCAGGCCAACCTGTTCGCGTCGATCTCCGCCGGCATCAACGCCCTGTTCGGCCCGCTGCACGGCGGCGCCAACCAGGCCGTGCTGGAGATGCTGCAGAAGATCCAGCGCGAGGAGAACGGCGACGTCGAGTCCTACGTCAACCGGGTCAAGAACAAGGAGGACAAGGGCGCCCGCCTGATGGGCTTCGGGCACCGCGTCTACAAGAACTACGACCCGCGCGCGAAGATCGTCAAGCAGAACGCCGACCAGATCCTCAAGAAGCTCGGCGTCAGCGACCCGCTGCTCGACATCGCGATGGCGCTCGAGGAGAAGGCGCTGGCCGACGACTACTTCATCGAGCGCAAGCTCTACCCGAACGTCGACTTCTACACCGGCGTCATCTACCGGGCCATGGGCTTCCCGACGAAGATGTTCACGGTCCTGTTCGCGCTCGGCCGGCTCCCCGGCTGGATCGCGCACTGGCGCGAGATGATCGAGGACCCGGGCACCAAGATCGGCCGCCCCCGCCAGCTCTACGTCGGCTCCACCGAGCGCGACTACGTGGGCATGGGCGAGCGCTGA
- a CDS encoding TerD family protein: MDVTKGSRTDLTASRYVVDVGGAGGLVDIAAVLLGADGRVRTDDDLVFFNNPRQPGVALTGGGAVEIDLDAVPADVQRVLVTGSTEAQGARFGDVGDVVVGVRGPGQEIRFTPGGLSSETVLQMVALYRRGSGWRLDAIGQGYSAGLAAFATEHGIEVDEPEPAAVEPVAAAAPAPVRMEKVSISLTKDSPDRTARIDLRKSGGEPGWVLTVGLEWDGRGAVYDRDGRITRYGKGDLDVYFLCRNEETDEFVVISGEPGHQGRLDTWPHIHHSGDSRGPGRGGGPAVEQVEMTPTENGDLLVNVYQSVDNGGGAIDAFGRPRIAIRYGRAGRDGKPGPDADEVLVHVGNGKNSFWATVAHIDVQDGILTVDGETRYSKLFSERMPGLDTKGRWVAKPKGGPVGRSKKAFGQGLSAYEGRCQPG; encoded by the coding sequence GTGGACGTGACGAAGGGTTCCCGCACCGACCTCACCGCCTCCCGCTACGTCGTCGACGTCGGCGGCGCGGGCGGTCTCGTCGACATCGCCGCGGTGCTGCTCGGCGCCGACGGCCGCGTCCGCACCGACGACGACCTGGTGTTCTTCAACAACCCGCGGCAGCCCGGGGTGGCGCTGACCGGGGGCGGTGCCGTCGAGATCGACCTCGACGCGGTGCCCGCCGACGTGCAGCGCGTGCTGGTCACCGGCAGCACGGAGGCGCAGGGCGCGCGGTTCGGCGACGTCGGCGACGTGGTGGTCGGCGTGCGGGGGCCGGGCCAGGAGATCCGCTTCACCCCCGGCGGGCTGAGCAGCGAGACGGTCCTGCAGATGGTCGCGCTCTACCGGCGCGGCTCCGGCTGGCGGCTCGACGCGATCGGGCAGGGCTACAGCGCCGGGCTCGCCGCGTTCGCCACCGAGCACGGCATCGAGGTCGACGAGCCGGAGCCCGCGGCGGTCGAGCCGGTCGCGGCGGCGGCACCGGCGCCCGTCCGGATGGAGAAGGTCTCCATCTCGCTGACGAAGGACTCCCCCGACCGCACCGCCCGCATCGACCTGCGCAAGAGCGGCGGCGAGCCCGGCTGGGTGCTCACCGTCGGGCTGGAGTGGGACGGGCGCGGTGCCGTCTACGACCGCGACGGCCGCATCACCCGCTACGGGAAGGGCGACCTCGACGTCTACTTCCTCTGCCGCAACGAGGAGACCGACGAGTTCGTGGTGATCAGCGGCGAGCCCGGGCACCAGGGCCGCCTCGACACCTGGCCGCACATCCACCACTCCGGCGACAGCCGCGGCCCGGGGCGGGGCGGCGGCCCGGCCGTCGAGCAGGTGGAGATGACGCCCACCGAGAACGGCGACCTGCTCGTGAACGTCTACCAGAGCGTCGACAACGGCGGCGGGGCGATCGACGCCTTCGGCCGCCCGCGCATCGCCATCCGCTACGGGCGCGCCGGCCGCGACGGCAAGCCGGGGCCGGACGCCGACGAGGTCCTCGTGCACGTCGGCAACGGCAAGAACTCGTTCTGGGCCACCGTCGCGCACATCGACGTGCAGGACGGGATCCTCACCGTCGACGGCGAGACCCGCTACAGCAAGCTGTTCAGCGAGCGGATGCCCGGGCTCGACACGAAGGGCCGCTGGGTGGCCAAGCCGAAGGGCGGCCCGGTGGGGCGCAGCAAGAAGGCGTTCGGGCAGGGGCTCTCGGCGTACGAGGGGCGCTGCCAGCCCGGCTGA